A single window of Halotalea alkalilenta DNA harbors:
- a CDS encoding type II toxin-antitoxin system RelE/ParE family toxin has protein sequence MSIRFRYGWLHDFFNFGASHRSILASLEGALARKLDLIDASTSEADLRVPPGNRFEHLNGTLRGKCSIRVNPTRGAGHRRQAVDRPLQFVPKEAKWNRAAFHAFA, from the coding sequence ATGTCCATTCGATTTCGCTACGGGTGGCTGCATGACTTCTTCAATTTCGGTGCCAGCCATCGATCCATTCTGGCCAGCCTCGAAGGGGCCTTGGCCAGAAAACTGGACCTCATCGATGCCTCGACGAGCGAAGCCGACCTGAGAGTCCCGCCCGGCAATCGCTTCGAGCATCTCAACGGCACCCTGCGGGGCAAATGTTCCATCCGGGTCAACCCGACGCGAGGAGCCGGACATCGGCGCCAGGCCGTGGATCGACCCTTGCAGTTCGTCCCGAAAGAAGCGAAGTGGAACCGAGCGGCGTTCCATGCATTTGCCTAA
- the selA gene encoding L-seryl-tRNA(Sec) selenium transferase translates to MPDLPASIVDARRLLPSVDRLLRHPLLQAAVERYGHKLSLRMVRDELASAREGATLEAVTEEALARAVLERLSRWTRPRARAVFNLTGTVIHTNLGRALLSEPAIEALGRVARAPVALEYDLEDGGRGDRDALVEALLCELTGAEAATVVNNNAAAVVLTLGALGAGREAIVSRGELIEIGGAFRMPDIMAAAGCRLREVGTTNRTHPRDYRDAINQETGLLVKVHASNYAIEGFTSTLSEREMAEIAHAAGLPLVVDLGSGALIDLADFGLPHEALPRDAILDGADVVTFSGDKLLGGPQAGIIVGRRDCIERIKRHPLKRALRLDKLVLAALEATLRHYRDDDHLERTLPTLRLLCRDEGSIRATGERLLARLGNDLDARFEGFNIELAACMSQLGSGSLPVDRLPSHALVWRPRAERREERERALRRLEAQMRGLERPVIGRLKEGALWLDLRCLEEGDEAAFIDQLARPTGTEGLR, encoded by the coding sequence ATGCCTGATCTTCCCGCCTCTATCGTCGATGCCCGCCGGCTGCTGCCCTCGGTGGACCGTCTACTGCGCCATCCCCTGCTGCAGGCCGCGGTCGAGCGCTACGGCCACAAGCTGAGCCTGCGCATGGTGCGTGACGAGCTGGCCTCGGCGCGTGAAGGGGCGACCCTCGAGGCAGTGACCGAGGAAGCGCTGGCGCGAGCCGTGCTCGAGCGCCTTAGCCGCTGGACCCGGCCCCGGGCGCGGGCGGTGTTCAATCTCACCGGCACGGTGATCCACACCAATCTCGGCCGCGCGCTGCTCTCGGAGCCGGCGATCGAGGCGCTGGGCCGAGTGGCGCGCGCGCCGGTGGCACTCGAGTACGACCTCGAGGACGGCGGACGGGGCGATCGTGATGCGCTGGTCGAGGCGCTGCTCTGCGAGCTCACCGGTGCCGAGGCCGCGACGGTGGTCAACAACAACGCGGCCGCCGTGGTGCTGACCCTCGGCGCGCTCGGCGCCGGGCGCGAGGCGATCGTCTCGCGCGGTGAGTTGATCGAGATCGGCGGGGCCTTCCGCATGCCCGATATCATGGCCGCCGCCGGCTGCAGGCTGCGCGAGGTCGGCACCACCAACCGCACCCACCCGCGCGACTACCGGGATGCGATCAACCAGGAGACCGGGCTGCTGGTCAAAGTCCACGCCTCCAACTACGCGATCGAGGGCTTCACCAGCACGCTCAGTGAACGCGAGATGGCCGAGATCGCCCACGCCGCCGGGCTTCCGCTGGTGGTCGACCTGGGCAGCGGCGCGCTGATCGATCTCGCCGATTTCGGGCTGCCCCACGAGGCCCTGCCGCGCGATGCGATCCTTGACGGCGCCGACGTGGTCACCTTCAGCGGCGACAAGCTGCTCGGCGGCCCGCAGGCCGGCATCATCGTCGGCCGGCGCGACTGCATCGAGCGAATCAAGCGCCATCCGCTCAAGCGCGCGCTGCGCCTCGACAAGCTGGTGCTCGCCGCGCTGGAGGCGACCCTGCGCCACTATCGCGACGACGACCATCTCGAGCGAACGCTGCCGACCCTGCGTCTGCTATGTCGCGACGAGGGCTCGATCCGCGCCACCGGTGAACGCCTGCTGGCGCGGCTGGGCAACGACCTCGACGCCCGCTTCGAAGGATTCAATATCGAGCTCGCCGCCTGCATGAGCCAGCTCGGCAGCGGCTCGCTGCCGGTCGACCGACTGCCGAGCCACGCCTTGGTATGGCGCCCCCGGGCCGAGCGACGCGAGGAGCGCGAGCGCGCGCTGCGCCGGCTCGAGGCGCAGATGCGCGGGCTCGAGCGCCCGGTGATCGGACGGCTCAAGGAGGGCGCACTGTGGCTCGACCTGCGCTGCCTGGAAGAGGGCGACGAGGCGGCCTTCATCGACCAGCTCGCACGGCCCACCGGGACGGAGGGGCTGCGGTGA
- the selB gene encoding selenocysteine-specific translation elongation factor, translating into MIIGTAGHVDHGKTALIKCLTGIDTDALKEEKARGLTIEPGFAYPQGLEGVELGFIDVPGHEKFIHNMLAGIGGIDGALLVVACDDGIMPQSVEHLAILRLLSIPVRAVALTKCDLVDADLIEQRQLELADWLGEPAPIFALSNRSGEGIEALRDWLWQCASRWRARPAPGLFRLAVDRAFVKTGAGLVVTGTVVDGEVEEGAQLRLFPAQESVRVRGLRRQNRPAERARRGDRCALNLAGVERNEIQRGGWVVEASEPPEGHERLDIDLRLLADLDRPLAHWTPVHVHLGAAHLTGRVGLLEGSELAPGGRALAQLTLDQPVLACCADRVVIRSHGADRTLGGGRVLDRRPPRRGARRAERLAWLGILRRALDHGATESAEGFDSALAALAELRGDGIELAPLAANLNRRMEALRLRAEAQGLVIISADSETRLFAPGHLAALEQRLCEVVAANHQLEPAAAGTERERLRRQAAPRLASPIFRQLLERLLAQGRLVSHGPFIAEPGHRARLGEEDEALWQRIAPLLDESFDPPRVRDIAQSQGLAEQRVREVLSASARLGALYQVRKDHFYPLATIQTLAEIGLAIEAEHGSILAREYRDRIQVGRKLAIQQLEFFDRIGFTRRVRDVHRIRRPDMWH; encoded by the coding sequence GTGATCATCGGTACCGCCGGCCACGTCGACCACGGCAAGACCGCGCTGATCAAATGCCTCACCGGCATCGACACCGACGCGCTCAAGGAGGAGAAGGCGCGGGGGTTGACCATCGAGCCGGGCTTCGCCTATCCGCAGGGACTCGAAGGCGTCGAGCTCGGTTTCATCGACGTGCCCGGGCATGAGAAATTCATTCACAACATGCTCGCCGGCATCGGCGGCATCGACGGTGCGCTACTGGTGGTCGCCTGCGACGACGGGATCATGCCGCAGAGCGTCGAGCACCTTGCGATCCTGCGGCTGCTGTCGATTCCGGTACGCGCAGTGGCACTGACCAAGTGCGACCTGGTCGACGCCGATCTGATCGAACAGCGCCAGTTGGAACTCGCCGATTGGCTCGGCGAGCCCGCGCCGATCTTCGCGCTGTCCAACCGCAGCGGCGAGGGGATCGAGGCGCTGCGCGACTGGCTCTGGCAGTGCGCCAGCCGCTGGCGCGCCCGCCCCGCACCGGGGCTGTTTCGTCTCGCGGTCGACCGTGCCTTCGTCAAGACCGGCGCGGGGCTGGTGGTCACCGGCACCGTGGTCGATGGCGAGGTCGAGGAGGGTGCCCAGCTGCGGCTCTTTCCCGCCCAGGAGAGCGTCCGGGTGCGCGGGCTCAGGCGCCAGAACCGGCCCGCCGAGCGCGCCCGGCGCGGCGATCGCTGCGCGCTCAACCTCGCTGGCGTCGAGCGCAACGAGATCCAGCGCGGCGGCTGGGTGGTCGAAGCGAGCGAGCCCCCCGAGGGCCACGAGCGCTTGGACATCGACCTGCGCCTGCTCGCCGATCTCGACCGGCCGCTGGCCCACTGGACCCCGGTGCACGTGCATCTGGGCGCCGCCCACCTCACCGGCCGGGTAGGGCTGCTCGAAGGCAGCGAGCTTGCTCCCGGTGGCCGCGCACTGGCCCAGCTCACGCTCGACCAGCCGGTGCTCGCCTGCTGCGCGGACCGGGTGGTGATTCGCAGCCACGGCGCCGATCGCACGCTTGGTGGCGGCCGGGTGCTCGATCGCCGCCCACCGCGGCGCGGCGCCCGGCGAGCCGAGCGGCTGGCATGGCTTGGCATACTGCGCCGCGCGCTCGATCACGGCGCGACCGAGTCGGCCGAGGGCTTCGACTCCGCCCTCGCCGCGCTCGCCGAACTGCGCGGCGACGGCATCGAGCTGGCGCCGCTCGCCGCCAACCTCAACCGCCGGATGGAAGCGCTACGCCTGCGCGCCGAGGCCCAGGGTCTGGTGATCATCAGCGCCGACAGCGAGACCCGGCTGTTCGCCCCGGGCCACCTCGCCGCGCTGGAACAGCGCCTGTGCGAGGTCGTCGCCGCCAACCACCAGCTCGAACCCGCCGCCGCCGGCACCGAGCGCGAGCGCCTGCGCCGCCAGGCCGCCCCCAGGCTCGCCAGCCCGATCTTCCGCCAGCTGCTCGAGCGGCTGCTCGCCCAGGGCCGGCTGGTCAGCCACGGCCCCTTCATCGCCGAACCCGGCCATCGCGCCCGGCTGGGGGAAGAAGACGAAGCGCTATGGCAGCGCATCGCACCGCTGCTCGATGAAAGCTTCGATCCCCCCCGGGTCCGCGACATCGCCCAGAGCCAAGGGCTCGCTGAACAGCGGGTGCGCGAAGTACTCAGCGCCAGCGCCCGGCTCGGCGCGCTTTACCAAGTGCGCAAGGATCACTTCTACCCACTCGCCACCATCCAAACCCTGGCTGAAATAGGATTGGCAATCGAGGCTGAGCATGGCAGCATCCTCGCCCGTGAATACCGTGATCGCATCCAGGTAGGCCGCAAGCTCGCGATCCAGCAGCTCGAATTCTTCGACCGCATCGGCTTCACCCGGCGGGTACGCGACGTGCACCGCATTCGACGGCCCGATATGTGGCACTGA
- a CDS encoding SIR2 family protein, with the protein MNYEKQAQDYYSKAPLIILGSGASCAHGMSGMEALAEYLVKKIDISDISAKDKITWSEFCRVLESGTDLETALHQVATSEELTSCIIRKTWELINAEDLGIFHEYLQNNQRFSLGKIISHMFKSSISNINIITTNYDRLAEYACEREKIHHYTGFTHGFFRQLSQPKEIKVNRKVNIWKVHGSIDWFKSPLEDIIGLPHLQDIPKGYGPQIVTPGTQKYQRTHLEPYRSIINNADQAITAATSYLCIGYGFNDEHIQPKLMTKCARQGAPITIVTYALSDATKRYVINGGMSNYLAIERGDHDDQSVVYSSLEENPVIVEKNFWNIDGYLTLIT; encoded by the coding sequence ATGAACTATGAAAAGCAGGCACAAGATTATTATAGTAAGGCTCCTTTAATAATATTAGGAAGCGGAGCTTCTTGCGCCCATGGAATGTCAGGCATGGAAGCATTGGCGGAATATTTAGTAAAAAAAATTGACATATCAGACATTTCTGCCAAAGATAAAATCACTTGGTCTGAATTTTGTAGGGTTCTTGAGTCAGGTACCGACCTGGAGACAGCTCTCCATCAAGTGGCAACTTCAGAAGAGCTGACATCATGCATAATAAGAAAGACATGGGAGCTTATAAATGCTGAAGATCTAGGAATATTTCACGAGTATCTTCAAAATAACCAACGCTTTAGCTTGGGAAAGATAATTTCCCATATGTTTAAATCTAGCATATCTAACATCAATATTATTACTACTAACTATGATAGACTCGCTGAGTACGCATGTGAAAGGGAAAAAATCCACCACTATACAGGATTTACTCATGGCTTTTTTCGGCAGTTAAGTCAGCCGAAAGAAATAAAAGTAAATCGGAAGGTTAACATATGGAAGGTTCATGGATCGATCGACTGGTTTAAGTCTCCTTTAGAAGATATTATAGGATTACCGCATCTTCAAGACATCCCTAAGGGATATGGCCCTCAAATAGTCACTCCTGGCACACAAAAATATCAGAGAACTCATTTAGAACCTTATCGCTCCATTATTAATAATGCTGATCAGGCTATTACAGCAGCGACTTCATATTTATGTATCGGATATGGGTTCAACGATGAGCATATACAGCCTAAACTCATGACCAAATGCGCTCGCCAGGGTGCACCTATCACTATAGTGACATATGCACTTTCTGATGCTACAAAAAGGTATGTCATTAATGGCGGTATGAGCAACTATTTGGCGATTGAGCGTGGTGATCATGACGATCAGTCTGTGGTTTACAGTTCTCTAGAAGAAAATCCTGTAATAGTTGAAAAAAACTTCTGGAACATCGATGGCTACTTAACTCTAATAACGTAG
- a CDS encoding ATP-binding protein, with product MSIFNFVDDEALGKVASVDTATVIVDVENINQLKRLQVNHLAVLQSSRPGQHLIGLITQVTRKKSAAEELNDGIVDQYAELNLCRIALIGTLLDRDGNKENVFRRTLESVPEIDANCFSLEGDNLTGFMRTLSSIAADKNSLTLGRYTLDEHAVAYLNGNKFFQRHAFIGGSTGSGKSWTTARIIEQMERLDSANAIIFDLHGEYSPLVGDGIQQLKVAGPADVESARTLDEGIVFLPYWLLSYEALVSMFVDRSDQNAPNQAMIMAREINQAKRKYLEDRNYVDILSHFTVDSPVPFDLKELLARLNSINTEMVAGARGDKQGEFYGKLARMISRLENKISDRRLGFLFSGGEDVLDFSWLNKLSANLVGCTSENNIAGIKIVDFSEVPSDILPLIVSLVARVAFSIQQWTPSELRHPIALLCDEAHLYIPQRSMADSANNISIDIFERIAKEGRKYGLSLVVISQRPSEVNKTILSQCSNFISMRLTNAEDQGVIKKLLPDSLGGFGDILPTLDTGEALMVGDASLLPSRIRVDEPANRPNSGTVDFWDEWQAPVEEHRLTAAIDNWRKQNIQ from the coding sequence ATGTCTATTTTCAATTTTGTTGATGATGAAGCGCTTGGAAAAGTAGCATCTGTTGACACTGCAACGGTAATTGTTGATGTCGAAAATATAAATCAATTGAAAAGGTTACAGGTTAATCATTTGGCTGTATTACAAAGCAGTAGGCCTGGCCAGCATTTGATTGGTCTAATTACTCAAGTTACTCGAAAAAAGTCTGCTGCTGAAGAGTTAAATGATGGTATTGTCGATCAATATGCGGAACTCAATCTTTGCAGAATCGCATTAATAGGGACATTATTAGATCGCGATGGGAATAAAGAGAATGTGTTTCGTCGTACCTTAGAGTCTGTTCCAGAAATAGACGCCAATTGTTTTTCTTTAGAAGGAGATAATCTTACCGGCTTCATGAGAACCCTGTCGAGTATAGCTGCAGATAAAAACTCATTGACGCTGGGAAGATATACTCTTGATGAACATGCTGTGGCTTATTTGAATGGAAATAAATTTTTCCAGCGACATGCTTTTATTGGTGGTAGTACAGGATCCGGAAAGTCATGGACAACCGCTAGGATTATTGAGCAGATGGAGAGGCTGGACTCAGCAAATGCGATAATCTTTGATCTTCATGGTGAATATTCACCTTTGGTAGGCGACGGCATTCAACAGCTTAAAGTGGCAGGCCCAGCCGATGTGGAGAGTGCGCGCACACTAGATGAAGGCATAGTTTTCTTGCCCTATTGGTTGCTTTCTTATGAAGCATTAGTTTCTATGTTTGTCGACCGTAGTGACCAGAATGCGCCCAATCAAGCCATGATTATGGCAAGGGAAATAAACCAAGCAAAAAGGAAATACCTTGAAGATAGAAATTATGTGGATATATTATCACATTTTACCGTTGATAGTCCCGTTCCATTCGATCTGAAGGAGCTCTTAGCAAGATTGAACTCTATAAATACAGAGATGGTCGCGGGTGCAAGAGGAGATAAACAAGGCGAATTCTATGGAAAACTGGCAAGAATGATTTCTAGGCTAGAGAATAAAATTTCTGATAGACGTTTGGGTTTTTTGTTTAGTGGCGGTGAAGATGTTTTAGATTTTTCATGGTTGAACAAGCTTTCTGCTAATTTAGTAGGGTGTACTTCAGAAAATAATATTGCAGGAATAAAAATAGTTGATTTTTCAGAAGTTCCATCAGATATTCTCCCATTAATCGTTTCACTGGTTGCACGTGTCGCATTCTCTATCCAGCAGTGGACTCCCTCTGAATTGCGCCATCCAATAGCGTTGCTATGTGATGAGGCTCATCTCTATATACCACAAAGAAGTATGGCGGATTCTGCCAATAATATATCAATTGATATATTTGAAAGAATAGCTAAAGAGGGTAGGAAATATGGCCTGAGCCTTGTGGTTATAAGCCAAAGGCCTTCAGAGGTTAATAAAACCATACTTAGTCAATGCAGCAATTTTATTTCAATGAGATTAACCAATGCTGAAGACCAAGGGGTAATTAAAAAGCTGCTTCCAGATAGCTTGGGTGGTTTTGGAGATATTCTCCCTACTTTGGATACAGGAGAAGCATTAATGGTTGGCGACGCAAGTTTACTCCCTAGTCGAATAAGGGTAGACGAGCCAGCGAATAGACCCAATAGTGGAACTGTAGATTTTTGGGACGAGTGGCAGGCACCTGTTGAGGAACATCGACTTACAGCGGCAATCGATAATTGGAGAAAGCAAAATATTCAATAG
- the selD gene encoding selenide, water dikinase SelD: MSEPIRLTQYSHGAGCGCKISPKVLEVILAGSGAQHLDPRLWVGNASRDDAAVYAIDEERGVISTTDFFMPIVDDPFDFGRIAATNAISDVYAMGGDPLMAIAILGWPVDKLGPEVAREVIRGGRAVCDEAGIPLAGGHSIDAPEPIFGLSVTGLVDKRWIKRNDTATEGCRLYLTKPLGIGILTTAEKKGALFDQDVGVARDLMCTLNRAGSRFARLEGVRAMTDVTGFGLLGHLVEMADGSELTASIDAARVPVLERVDEYIERGCVPGGTQRNFASYGERIEGLSERQRQVFCDPQTSGGLLVAVEPREEGAFLAMAAELGLALVSFGELVAKRRHAVELR; this comes from the coding sequence ATGAGTGAGCCGATCCGCTTGACCCAGTACAGCCACGGTGCGGGCTGCGGCTGCAAGATTTCGCCCAAGGTGCTGGAGGTGATCCTCGCTGGCAGTGGGGCGCAGCATCTCGATCCCAGGCTGTGGGTGGGCAATGCCTCGCGTGACGATGCGGCGGTCTATGCGATCGACGAGGAGCGCGGGGTGATCTCGACCACCGATTTCTTCATGCCGATCGTCGATGATCCGTTCGATTTCGGTCGGATCGCGGCGACCAATGCGATCAGCGATGTCTATGCGATGGGGGGTGATCCGCTGATGGCGATCGCGATCCTCGGTTGGCCGGTCGACAAGCTCGGTCCGGAGGTGGCGCGTGAGGTGATTCGCGGTGGACGGGCGGTGTGCGATGAAGCGGGCATTCCGCTGGCTGGGGGCCATTCGATCGATGCGCCGGAGCCGATCTTCGGTCTCTCGGTCACGGGCCTTGTCGACAAGCGTTGGATCAAGCGCAACGACACCGCCACCGAGGGCTGCCGGCTCTACCTGACCAAGCCGCTGGGCATTGGCATCCTCACCACCGCGGAGAAGAAGGGCGCGCTCTTCGATCAGGACGTCGGCGTGGCGCGGGATCTGATGTGCACGCTCAACCGCGCGGGCAGTCGCTTCGCTCGGCTCGAGGGGGTCAGGGCGATGACCGATGTGACCGGCTTCGGCCTGCTCGGGCATCTGGTCGAGATGGCCGACGGCAGCGAGCTCACCGCCAGCATCGATGCCGCCAGGGTGCCGGTGCTCGAGCGGGTGGATGAGTACATCGAGCGCGGCTGCGTGCCGGGCGGGACGCAGCGCAACTTCGCAAGCTACGGTGAGCGGATCGAGGGGCTGAGCGAGCGTCAGCGGCAGGTATTTTGCGATCCGCAGACCAGCGGTGGGCTGCTGGTCGCGGTCGAGCCGCGCGAGGAGGGGGCGTTCCTGGCGATGGCCGCGGAGCTCGGCCTTGCGCTGGTCTCTTTCGGCGAACTGGTGGCGAAGCGGCGCCATGCGGTCGAGCTGCGTTGA
- a CDS encoding fatty acid desaturase, with product MKPLAAPVDATAQTRTLVRALGGYRVAHLSRSLAEIAITVIPFVLVWALLWYCVSQGYWIGLALVIPAAGLLVRMFMIMHDCSHGSFFRSRRANDWVGRAIGVLTLTPFDFWRHTHELHHANSGNLDRSRVGGIDTLTVREYRALTPLQRLRYRAYRHPLVLFGLGPAYIFLLDNRLPVGFMRAGAMPWLSTMATNLAIATVAAAMIWLVGVVPFLLVQLPIMLLAASIGVWLFYVQHQFEETFWARDEEWNVRVAGLHGSSHYDLPAVLRWFTANIGVHHVHHLCSRIPCYRLPEVLREHPELRDIGRLTLGQSLALVRLMLWDEDQRRLVSFRQARPALATRD from the coding sequence ATGAAACCTCTGGCCGCGCCAGTCGATGCCACCGCACAGACCCGCACGCTGGTGCGCGCGCTGGGTGGCTACCGCGTAGCGCATCTGTCCCGCAGCCTGGCGGAGATCGCGATCACGGTGATTCCCTTCGTCCTCGTCTGGGCGCTGCTCTGGTACTGCGTAAGCCAGGGCTACTGGATAGGCCTGGCGCTGGTCATCCCCGCGGCGGGATTGCTGGTACGCATGTTCATGATCATGCACGACTGCAGCCACGGCTCGTTCTTTCGCTCCCGGCGCGCCAACGACTGGGTCGGCCGGGCAATCGGCGTGCTGACCCTGACCCCGTTCGACTTCTGGCGCCACACCCACGAGCTCCATCACGCCAACTCAGGCAATCTCGACCGCTCGCGCGTCGGCGGCATCGACACCCTGACCGTGCGCGAGTATCGTGCGCTTACGCCGCTCCAGCGGCTGCGCTATCGCGCCTACCGCCACCCGCTGGTACTGTTCGGACTCGGCCCGGCGTACATTTTCCTGCTCGACAACCGGCTGCCGGTGGGCTTCATGCGTGCAGGCGCGATGCCTTGGCTGAGCACCATGGCGACCAATCTAGCGATCGCCACCGTGGCGGCGGCGATGATCTGGCTGGTCGGCGTCGTCCCCTTCCTGCTCGTGCAGCTACCGATCATGCTGCTGGCCGCCTCGATCGGGGTATGGCTGTTCTACGTCCAGCACCAGTTCGAGGAGACCTTCTGGGCCCGCGACGAGGAGTGGAACGTGCGCGTAGCGGGGCTGCACGGCAGCTCGCACTATGACCTGCCGGCCGTGCTGCGCTGGTTCACCGCCAACATCGGCGTCCACCATGTCCACCACCTGTGCTCGCGCATCCCTTGCTACCGCCTGCCCGAAGTGCTGCGGGAACATCCCGAGCTCCGCGACATCGGCCGGCTGACCCTGGGGCAGAGCCTCGCCCTGGTGCGCCTGATGCTGTGGGACGAAGACCAACGACGGCTGGTCTCCTTCAGGCAAGCGCGCCCTGCGCTGGCCACGCGGGACTGA
- a CDS encoding Crp/Fnr family transcriptional regulator has translation MTIRHPPSFEAASVLSRIGEGQRIERYQSDQTVFVQGEVADAVFYLQSGKVKVSVVSAQGKEAVVAMLGKEEFFGEGCLAGQALRISTVTTMTDAVIVRLEKPAIVRLIREQPEFSEAFIAHLLSRAIRVEADLVDQLFNSSEKRLARTLLLLANFGQEGGPEPVIAKISQETLAQMIGTTRSRVSFFMNRFRELGFISYNGGIEIHSSLLNVVLHDHPWIDP, from the coding sequence ATGACGATCCGTCATCCGCCGTCGTTCGAGGCCGCATCGGTGCTGTCGAGGATCGGCGAGGGGCAGCGCATCGAGCGCTACCAAAGCGATCAAACCGTGTTCGTCCAGGGCGAGGTGGCCGATGCGGTCTTCTACCTCCAGTCGGGCAAGGTCAAGGTCAGCGTGGTCTCCGCGCAGGGCAAGGAAGCGGTGGTCGCGATGCTCGGCAAGGAGGAGTTCTTCGGCGAGGGGTGCCTCGCCGGGCAGGCGCTGCGCATCTCGACAGTGACGACCATGACCGATGCGGTGATCGTGCGCCTGGAGAAGCCGGCGATCGTTCGCCTGATCCGCGAGCAGCCGGAGTTCTCCGAAGCCTTCATCGCCCATCTGCTGAGCCGCGCCATTCGTGTAGAGGCGGACCTGGTCGACCAGCTGTTCAACTCGAGCGAAAAGCGCCTTGCCCGGACCCTGCTGCTGCTGGCGAATTTTGGCCAGGAGGGGGGCCCTGAGCCTGTGATCGCGAAGATCAGCCAGGAGACGCTGGCGCAGATGATCGGCACCACGCGCTCGCGGGTCAGTTTCTTCATGAATCGCTTCCGCGAGCTCGGCTTCATTTCCTATAACGGCGGTATCGAGATCCACAGCTCGCTGCTCAACGTCGTGCTCCACGATCACCCGTGGATCGACCCCTGA
- a CDS encoding 5-oxoprolinase subunit PxpA encodes MARLLLNCDMGESFGNWRIADEAPAMALVDQANLACGFHAGDFSVMAQSVRLAVEHRVSIGAHPGYPDLQGFGRRAMAMRADEVTDLLLYQIGALDAFCRANGTQVDYVKPHGALYHAIYQQAEMLDAALRACRLYREGLPLMTLAVADRAPVLAAAEAAGVPVLFEAFADRAYLADGQLSPRSRADAVHKDPERIVSQALAIARGEAFDDIDGQPMRLAADTLCVHGDNPQSRAVLARLRAALEAQ; translated from the coding sequence ATGGCACGGCTGCTGCTCAATTGCGATATGGGTGAGAGTTTCGGTAACTGGCGGATCGCCGACGAGGCGCCGGCGATGGCGCTGGTCGATCAGGCCAACCTGGCCTGCGGCTTCCACGCCGGCGATTTCAGCGTCATGGCGCAGAGCGTGCGGCTTGCCGTCGAGCACCGGGTATCGATCGGCGCCCATCCCGGCTATCCCGATCTGCAAGGCTTCGGACGCCGGGCGATGGCGATGCGTGCTGATGAAGTCACCGACCTGCTGCTGTACCAGATCGGTGCGCTGGACGCCTTCTGCCGCGCCAATGGCACCCAGGTCGACTACGTCAAACCCCACGGTGCGCTGTATCACGCGATCTACCAGCAGGCGGAGATGCTCGACGCGGCGCTGCGCGCCTGCCGGCTCTACCGAGAGGGCCTACCGCTGATGACGCTGGCGGTGGCGGATCGCGCGCCGGTGCTCGCGGCCGCCGAGGCGGCGGGGGTGCCGGTGCTGTTCGAGGCCTTCGCCGATCGCGCCTACCTCGCGGATGGGCAGCTTTCGCCGCGCTCGCGTGCGGATGCGGTGCACAAGGACCCGGAGCGGATCGTCTCCCAGGCGCTTGCGATCGCGCGCGGCGAGGCGTTCGACGACATCGACGGCCAGCCGATGCGGCTCGCCGCCGACACCCTCTGCGTTCACGGTGACAATCCGCAGTCGCGCGCGGTGCTGGCCCGGCTGCGCGCAGCGCTGGAGGCCCAGTGA
- the pxpB gene encoding 5-oxoprolinase subunit PxpB, with translation MIRIEPAGAEAALISFERPPSRLLSSSIIDFARRVEARLGEAVLDMIPGWDTLLIHYSLRRIDYPSLERLLGPMLSEWRELDTGQARTARRHEMPVWYAGEDLTEVAEACGLYVEEVIERHAAGDYYVGAVGFVPGYAYLGGLDPLLVRPRRATPRTLVPAGSVAIAEHQTGIYPQALPGGWNLIGRCPTRLYDPSRWPPGRFEVGDAVRFYAIDENEFHALDGEWEMPVGRVT, from the coding sequence GTGATCCGGATCGAACCCGCCGGGGCCGAGGCTGCGCTGATCAGCTTCGAGCGCCCGCCGAGCCGTTTGCTTTCCAGCTCGATCATCGACTTCGCCCGCCGGGTCGAAGCCCGCCTCGGAGAGGCAGTGCTCGACATGATTCCCGGCTGGGACACCCTGCTGATTCACTATTCGCTGCGTCGCATCGACTACCCGAGCCTCGAGCGCTTGCTCGGGCCGATGCTCTCCGAATGGCGTGAGCTCGATACTGGCCAGGCACGCACCGCGCGCCGCCACGAGATGCCGGTGTGGTACGCCGGCGAAGACCTCACCGAGGTCGCCGAGGCTTGCGGGCTCTACGTGGAGGAGGTGATCGAACGCCACGCCGCCGGCGACTACTACGTCGGCGCGGTCGGCTTCGTGCCTGGCTACGCCTATCTCGGTGGGCTCGACCCGCTGCTCGTGCGTCCGCGTCGTGCTACCCCGCGCACCCTGGTGCCGGCGGGGAGCGTGGCGATCGCCGAGCACCAGACCGGGATCTACCCGCAGGCCCTGCCGGGTGGCTGGAACCTGATCGGGCGCTGCCCGACCCGACTCTACGACCCATCGCGCTGGCCGCCCGGGCGCTTCGAGGTAGGCGACGCGGTGCGCTTCTACGCCATCGACGAAAACGAGTTCCATGCCCTCGACGGCGAGTGGGAGATGCCGGTGGGGAGAGTGACATGA